In one window of Parcubacteria group bacterium CG10_big_fil_rev_8_21_14_0_10_36_14 DNA:
- the secG gene encoding preprotein translocase subunit SecG, which yields MNVKFIINIVQIVLAIFLIIAIILQARGSGLGSAFGGDNMVFRTKRGVEKILHTITIVLAIIFLGLSLGLIFIK from the coding sequence ATGAACGTGAAATTCATCATAAATATAGTGCAAATTGTTTTAGCGATTTTTTTAATTATTGCTATTATTTTGCAGGCTCGCGGTTCCGGACTTGGCTCTGCTTTTGGTGGAGACAATATGGTTTTCAGAACAAAGCGCGGAGTTGAAAAAATTCTTCATACTATTACTATTGTTTTGGCCATTATCTTTCTTGGCCTCTCTCTCGGTTTAATTTTTATAAAATAA
- the rplS gene encoding 50S ribosomal protein L19 produces MTDEKNTSSSAEKQKEHEETEAKPVVSTPNEPKPEEAPAESPSVETTNTEVEPEVKKILEETAEKISDKTEELSSTEGAEDKVLKDFSNLKPGMTVRVHQKIQEVGKKGEAKERIQIFEGMILAIKNKGISKTITVRKVSDSIGVEKIFPLHLPTIAKIEPVKQAKVRRAKLYYLRDHKKRLKERKVSK; encoded by the coding sequence ATGACTGACGAAAAGAATACCTCTTCCTCTGCCGAAAAACAAAAAGAGCACGAAGAAACAGAAGCAAAACCAGTAGTTTCGACTCCTAACGAACCAAAACCAGAAGAAGCTCCTGCCGAATCTCCATCTGTAGAAACTACAAATACAGAAGTAGAGCCAGAAGTAAAAAAAATCCTAGAGGAGACAGCCGAAAAAATTTCGGACAAAACAGAAGAACTATCTTCTACCGAAGGTGCCGAAGATAAAGTATTAAAAGATTTTTCAAATCTTAAACCCGGCATGACTGTAAGGGTTCATCAAAAAATTCAAGAAGTTGGAAAAAAGGGAGAAGCAAAAGAAAGAATTCAAATTTTTGAAGGAATGATACTCGCTATCAAAAATAAAGGAATAAGCAAAACGATTACTGTAAGAAAAGTTTCTGATAGCATCGGTGTAGAAAAAATATTTCCATTACATCTTCCAACGATTGCAAAAATAGAACCGGTAAAACAAGCAAAGGTAAGACGCGCCAAACTTTATTACTTACGCGACCACAAGAAAAGACTGAAAGAAAGAAAAGTCTCTAAATAA
- a CDS encoding nucleoside-diphosphate kinase: MERTLVIVKPDALQRNLMGEIFGRFERKGLKVVGLKMMQLEDLMLDEHYSHHKDKPFFDGLKKFMKSAPVVVAVLEGLEAISAVRLIVGPTKGRAADAGSIRGDLGMSGQANLVHASDSLENAEAEVKRFFKDEELFEYTKGDWEWVYGEEERE, from the coding sequence ATGGAAAGAACATTAGTCATCGTAAAACCTGACGCGCTTCAGCGTAATTTAATGGGGGAGATATTTGGACGTTTTGAGAGAAAGGGTTTAAAGGTTGTTGGACTAAAGATGATGCAATTAGAAGATTTAATGCTTGACGAGCACTATTCACATCACAAAGATAAGCCATTTTTTGATGGTCTTAAAAAGTTTATGAAGAGTGCACCGGTCGTAGTTGCGGTCTTGGAAGGATTGGAAGCGATAAGCGCAGTTCGTCTTATTGTTGGACCAACAAAAGGCAGAGCTGCTGATGCCGGAAGTATTAGGGGCGACCTTGGAATGAGTGGACAAGCAAACCTTGTTCATGCGTCAGACAGTTTGGAAAATGCGGAAGCAGAAGTTAAGAGATTTTTTAAGGACGAAGAATTATTTGAATATACAAAGGGTGATTGGGAATGGGTATATGGAGAGGAAGAAAGAGAATAG
- a CDS encoding glycosyltransferase family 4 protein, whose amino-acid sequence MKIALIHDYLSQQGGAEKVLKTFTEIWPEAPIFTLFYDEEKMGKEFHGTKVITSPLQKAPSIKSYYQWYLPFMPLATESYDLLGYDVVLSSTSAFAKGILTRPGSTHFSYCHTPTRYLWSETHSYVSELNIPKPIKWVLPPVLSKLRLWDRSAADRVDYFIANSDAVAERINKYYHRRSEVIYPPIETDKFYISKPEDFYLIGGRLVSYKRYDVAIQAFNKLGINLYIFGEGPASEYLKSIAKPNIKFLGKVGELVKQELFSKCLAFLHPQEEDFGITAVEAMASGRPVIAYPKGGALETVVPGVTGEFIDEQAWEDIVGEIIRFKPEKYNSQTIREHAKKFDTKIFKEKICGFINENLK is encoded by the coding sequence ATGAAAATAGCCTTAATTCATGATTATCTATCCCAGCAAGGAGGAGCTGAGAAAGTTTTAAAAACGTTTACCGAGATTTGGCCGGAAGCGCCGATTTTTACTTTATTTTATGATGAGGAAAAAATGGGCAAAGAGTTTCATGGAACAAAAGTTATCACATCTCCGCTTCAAAAGGCGCCCAGTATAAAAAGCTATTATCAGTGGTATTTGCCTTTTATGCCTTTGGCGACAGAGAGCTATGACTTATTGGGTTATGACGTTGTTTTATCTTCCACCTCAGCTTTTGCCAAAGGGATTTTAACGCGTCCGGGAAGCACGCATTTTTCGTATTGCCATACTCCGACTCGTTATCTTTGGAGCGAGACCCATTCTTATGTTAGTGAGTTAAATATTCCGAAACCGATTAAATGGGTGCTACCTCCGGTTTTAAGCAAATTACGCCTTTGGGATAGATCGGCTGCCGACAGAGTTGATTATTTTATCGCCAATTCTGATGCAGTTGCAGAACGTATTAATAAATATTATCATCGCAGAAGCGAGGTTATATATCCACCGATAGAAACTGACAAATTTTATATAAGTAAGCCAGAAGATTTTTATTTAATTGGCGGTCGGCTAGTAAGCTATAAACGTTATGACGTGGCAATACAAGCATTTAATAAGCTCGGTATCAATCTTTATATTTTTGGCGAAGGGCCAGCGAGTGAATATTTGAAAAGTATTGCCAAGCCGAATATAAAATTTTTAGGGAAAGTAGGCGAATTGGTAAAACAAGAGCTTTTTAGCAAGTGCCTTGCTTTTCTTCATCCGCAAGAAGAGGATTTTGGCATTACAGCGGTTGAAGCGATGGCATCAGGCAGGCCGGTTATCGCATATCCAAAGGGCGGAGCGCTTGAAACGGTTGTTCCAGGAGTAACCGGAGAGTTTATCGATGAACAGGCGTGGGAAGATATAGTAGGAGAAATAATTAGATTCAAACCGGAAAAATATAATTCACAGACAATTCGAGAACACGCTAAAAAATTTGATACGAAAATTTTTAAAGAAAAAATTTGCGGATTTATTAATGAGAATTTAAAATAA
- a CDS encoding MBL fold metallo-hydrolase — protein MKNKEKIFIICCTLLFISDFSVEDIFIRQKSRAVFCDVGQGDGIFINLKDGVQILVDGGPDNKFVGCVGNNLPYFDHRIEYMIISHPDKDHFVGAVEILRRYDVGKVFISGDSSDISEYQEFLRLAKNKLEVATKDSDINFENGKIDFMHLGGYKDSNDSSLIFKLIYNGKSILFTGDAPVKIEDDLINSNADLKADILKVGHHGSKNSTSEEFLRAISPFLAIISVGENNYGHPSYRVIKNLENADIKYKRTDEEGDIAIQLPIINDK, from the coding sequence ATGAAGAATAAAGAAAAAATATTTATTATTTGTTGCACACTTTTATTTATCAGCGATTTTTCTGTAGAAGATATTTTTATACGCCAAAAAAGCAGGGCGGTCTTTTGCGATGTCGGGCAAGGCGACGGGATTTTTATAAATTTGAAGGACGGAGTACAGATATTGGTTGATGGCGGACCGGATAATAAATTTGTTGGATGTGTCGGCAATAATTTGCCCTATTTTGACCACAGAATAGAATATATGATTATTAGCCATCCGGACAAAGACCATTTTGTCGGCGCAGTTGAAATTTTGAGAAGATATGACGTGGGCAAGGTTTTTATAAGTGGCGATAGTTCGGATATTTCGGAATATCAAGAATTTTTGCGCTTAGCTAAAAATAAATTGGAAGTTGCCACCAAAGATTCTGACATTAATTTTGAAAATGGAAAAATTGATTTTATGCATCTAGGAGGATACAAAGATAGTAATGATAGTTCTTTGATATTCAAATTGATTTATAATGGAAAATCAATTCTTTTTACCGGCGATGCGCCAGTTAAGATTGAAGATGATTTAATAAATAGTAACGCTGATTTAAAGGCGGATATCCTGAAGGTTGGACACCACGGGAGCAAAAATTCAACGAGTGAAGAATTTCTGCGCGCTATTTCGCCATTTTTGGCAATAATTAGTGTTGGCGAAAATAATTACGGACACCCATCATATCGGGTAATAAAGAATTTGGAAAATGCCGATATAAAATATAAACGTACAGACGAGGAGGGAGATATAGCGATACAATTGCCAATTATCAATGATAAATGA
- a CDS encoding excinuclease ABC subunit UvrA, whose translation MPNEYINIKGARVNNLKNINVKLPKNKFVVITGLSGSGKSSLAFDTIYAEGQRRYMESLSSYARQFLETQDKPDVDEITGLSPTIAIDQRSISSNPRSTVGTITEIYDYLRLLFARIGTPHCPNDGQPLGQLEIIDIAHKIKKIAQKENIKLLVPLFHKDRKDHKRTVREMMKNGVKEIRFNDKFYPIEDFIKEEAPQGTIHNLEAVILELNKSVNYQDEEFLKMIRMYLDWGNGIISIYNPEKNENIILSENLSCPKCHFTIKELEPRFFSFNNPYGACPACTGLGIRQVVDVDLAIPNKKLTLAQGAIKPWTRISGNSAYYSKLIAAVAEKYNFSINVPVSELSKKAVDIIMEGTGEQEYEVNDKKTTFPGVSKNLEQRYKESNSDYMRKEIEGYMRKMTCPTCLAKRLNAVALLVTIDKYNIADLVNLSLEKTVSVFKKLSADLDENQKKISNLAIKEIIIRLQNLIDVGLGYLMLDRSITTLSGGEAQRVRLSTQISSDLSGVIYILDEPTVGLHERDTSKLLATLKKLRDNGNTVITVEHDITTIKSADWVVDIGPGAGEYGGEIIAEGTVLEIKKNKKSITAGCLTGTKKIKAPEKRRLGNKKTLSILGASGNNLQNVTAKFPLGKLICVTGVSGSGKSTLVIDTLAKALSAHFYRSKDLPASHKSIKGIENIDKVISIDQSPIGKTPRSNPATYTSVFTAIRDLFTEVPEAKMKGYDAGKFSFNVKGGGRCETCGGEGYMKIEMQFLPDVFIECKDCNGKRYNKEALEIHYKGKTIADVLEMSVQEAREFFTDQQLIYDKLSVLYDVGLGYLRLGQPANKLSGGEAQRVKLATELSRRETGKTFYILDEPTTGLHFEDIRRLLNVLNLLVDKGNTVVIIEHNVDVIRSADWVIDIGPDGGDKGGEIIAEGTPEEIKQSKKSITGQYL comes from the coding sequence ATGCCAAACGAATACATAAACATCAAAGGCGCGCGAGTTAATAATTTGAAAAATATTAACGTCAAACTTCCAAAAAATAAGTTTGTCGTGATAACCGGACTCTCGGGTTCGGGAAAATCTTCTTTAGCTTTTGATACAATCTATGCCGAAGGTCAGCGCAGATATATGGAATCGCTCTCATCTTATGCGCGGCAATTTTTGGAAACACAAGACAAGCCCGACGTAGACGAAATCACAGGACTCTCCCCTACCATTGCCATCGATCAGCGAAGCATCTCTTCAAATCCTCGCTCAACCGTCGGAACCATTACAGAAATTTATGATTACTTGCGTCTCCTTTTCGCGCGCATCGGAACTCCACACTGTCCAAATGATGGTCAGCCTCTGGGTCAACTTGAAATTATTGATATTGCTCATAAAATAAAAAAAATAGCGCAGAAAGAAAATATAAAACTCTTGGTTCCTCTTTTTCATAAAGACAGAAAAGACCATAAGCGTACAGTTCGAGAAATGATGAAAAACGGTGTAAAAGAAATTCGCTTCAACGACAAGTTTTATCCGATTGAAGATTTTATAAAAGAAGAAGCACCACAAGGGACAATACATAATCTTGAAGCTGTTATTTTGGAGCTGAATAAAAGCGTTAACTACCAGGATGAAGAATTTTTGAAAATGATAAGAATGTATCTTGATTGGGGAAACGGAATAATAAGTATTTATAATCCAGAAAAAAATGAAAATATAATTCTTTCGGAAAACCTAAGTTGTCCAAAGTGCCATTTTACTATAAAAGAATTAGAACCACGCTTCTTTTCGTTTAATAATCCTTATGGAGCATGCCCCGCCTGCACAGGCCTTGGCATCCGACAGGTAGTAGATGTGGATTTAGCAATACCGAACAAAAAATTAACTTTGGCGCAAGGAGCCATCAAGCCATGGACAAGAATTTCTGGTAATAGCGCCTACTACAGCAAGCTAATTGCGGCTGTTGCAGAAAAATATAATTTTAGTATTAATGTTCCAGTTTCAGAATTATCAAAAAAAGCCGTTGATATTATTATGGAGGGAACCGGGGAACAAGAGTATGAAGTAAATGATAAAAAAACTACATTTCCTGGCGTATCTAAAAACTTGGAGCAAAGATATAAAGAGAGCAATTCTGACTATATGCGCAAAGAGATAGAAGGATATATGCGAAAAATGACTTGCCCGACATGTCTTGCTAAACGTCTAAACGCAGTTGCGCTCTTGGTCACTATAGATAAATATAACATCGCCGACTTAGTCAACTTATCTCTTGAAAAAACAGTATCGGTTTTCAAAAAACTTAGCGCCGACTTAGACGAAAACCAAAAAAAGATATCTAATTTGGCAATTAAAGAAATAATAATTAGATTACAAAATCTTATTGATGTAGGTCTTGGATATCTTATGCTTGACCGATCAATTACAACGCTTTCCGGTGGAGAAGCTCAACGCGTTCGCCTTTCCACTCAAATCAGTTCCGACCTGTCAGGAGTAATCTATATTTTAGACGAACCAACAGTTGGACTGCATGAACGAGATACAAGTAAGCTTTTAGCTACTTTAAAAAAATTGCGCGATAATGGCAATACGGTTATTACTGTTGAGCATGATATTACCACAATAAAATCTGCTGACTGGGTTGTTGATATCGGTCCGGGCGCTGGAGAATATGGCGGAGAAATTATTGCCGAGGGAACAGTTCTAGAAATTAAAAAAAATAAAAAATCTATTACCGCAGGATGTCTTACCGGCACCAAAAAAATAAAAGCTCCGGAAAAACGCAGATTAGGAAACAAAAAAACCCTCTCTATTCTTGGTGCTTCTGGAAATAACCTTCAAAATGTCACCGCTAAATTTCCTTTGGGTAAATTGATATGCGTTACAGGAGTATCAGGCTCCGGAAAATCAACGCTAGTTATTGATACATTAGCAAAAGCTCTTTCCGCCCATTTTTATAGAAGTAAAGATTTACCGGCAAGCCATAAAAGTATTAAAGGAATCGAAAATATTGATAAAGTTATTTCTATCGACCAATCACCTATTGGAAAAACTCCACGCTCCAATCCCGCGACTTATACCAGTGTCTTTACGGCAATCCGCGATTTATTCACAGAGGTTCCGGAGGCAAAAATGAAAGGTTATGATGCGGGAAAATTTTCTTTTAATGTCAAAGGAGGCGGAAGATGCGAAACGTGTGGCGGTGAAGGATATATGAAAATAGAAATGCAATTCTTGCCTGATGTTTTTATTGAGTGTAAAGATTGTAATGGAAAAAGATATAATAAAGAAGCTTTGGAAATTCATTATAAAGGGAAAACCATAGCAGATGTTCTTGAAATGTCCGTACAAGAAGCAAGAGAATTTTTTACTGACCAGCAATTAATATACGACAAACTCTCTGTCCTCTATGATGTAGGATTGGGATACTTGCGCCTAGGTCAGCCTGCTAATAAACTCTCCGGTGGAGAAGCCCAGAGAGTAAAACTTGCAACAGAACTCTCGCGCCGAGAAACGGGTAAAACTTTTTATATTTTAGACGAGCCGACGACAGGACTACACTTTGAAGATATTCGCAGATTACTGAATGTATTAAACCTATTAGTTGATAAAGGAAATACCGTTGTTATAATTGAGCATAATGTAGACGTTATCAGAAGCGCGGACTGGGTTATTGACATTGGCCCGGATGGTGGAGATAAGGGCGGAGAGATTATAGCGGAAGGCACGCCTGAAGAGATAAAACAAAGCAAAAAATCAATAACAGGCCAATATCTATAA
- a CDS encoding ribonuclease J, producing the protein MVERKKINKRPRRQRIQRPFDKKNIENIKKLRIIPLGGLEEIGRNCTLFEYGDDIVIVDMGLQFPEEDMPGIDYIIPNFDYLKNKSKKIKGIIITHGHYDHIGGIPHLMAKIGNPIIYTAPLTAGIIKKRQEEFHDAPPLKIQTVKIGDTIKLGVFTFEPYHINHNIFDAFGVALDTPLGYIITTGDFKFDFTPVNDEPADLTQIAMYGTKKVLVLMSDSTNAESPGYQISEGEINHDMDKIFEDAKSRIIIGTFSSLLTRVQQLISLAEKYNRRVLIQGRSMKSNIEIAHSLGYMKVKPHTIIEEKDFKNIPDEKLIVICTGAQGEKNAVLMRVANNEHRLIRIQKGDTIVFSSSVIPGNERTVQHLKDTLVRHGAKVIHYQMMDVHAGGHAKQEDLKLMMRLIKPEYFIPIHGNRYLLEMHGNLAEKTGIPREKIFIASNGQVITFDKRGGRLTQEKVPNDYVMIDGLGYADSNEVVLRDRRQLAEDGMFVVIVTIDTKTSELIGNPDIISRGFVYLKEHKPLIEQARTKVKLLLKDTDPASPAFEDYLKNKIRNEIGQFLWKRTKKRPMVLPVLIEV; encoded by the coding sequence ATGGTAGAAAGAAAAAAAATAAACAAAAGACCTAGACGACAAAGAATACAAAGACCATTTGATAAAAAAAATATTGAAAATATCAAAAAACTGCGTATTATTCCTTTGGGCGGATTAGAAGAAATTGGTAGAAACTGTACCCTTTTTGAATATGGCGATGATATTGTCATAGTCGATATGGGACTCCAGTTTCCCGAAGAAGATATGCCGGGGATTGATTACATAATTCCCAATTTTGATTACTTAAAAAATAAAAGTAAAAAAATTAAAGGTATAATCATAACTCATGGTCACTATGACCATATTGGGGGAATACCTCATCTAATGGCAAAAATTGGAAACCCAATAATTTATACAGCCCCCCTTACCGCCGGTATAATCAAAAAAAGACAAGAAGAGTTCCATGATGCGCCTCCTCTAAAAATACAAACTGTAAAAATAGGAGATACGATAAAGCTCGGAGTTTTTACTTTTGAGCCGTATCATATAAATCATAATATTTTTGATGCTTTTGGCGTAGCTTTGGATACCCCTTTGGGTTATATCATCACGACCGGAGATTTCAAATTTGATTTTACTCCTGTAAATGACGAACCGGCAGATCTTACGCAAATTGCGATGTATGGAACAAAAAAAGTTTTAGTGCTTATGTCGGATAGCACAAACGCTGAAAGTCCTGGTTATCAAATTTCCGAAGGCGAAATAAATCATGATATGGACAAAATTTTTGAAGATGCGAAGAGCCGAATTATTATTGGTACATTCTCATCTCTTTTAACTCGTGTTCAACAGCTTATTTCTTTGGCGGAAAAGTATAATAGACGCGTTCTGATTCAAGGCAGAAGTATGAAGAGTAATATTGAGATTGCTCATAGCCTCGGATATATGAAAGTAAAACCACACACGATCATAGAAGAGAAAGATTTTAAAAATATTCCGGATGAAAAGCTTATCGTTATTTGTACCGGAGCGCAGGGTGAAAAAAATGCCGTCTTAATGCGCGTAGCAAATAATGAACACCGTCTTATAAGAATACAAAAAGGAGATACTATTGTTTTTTCGTCTTCTGTAATTCCCGGCAATGAAAGAACGGTTCAACACCTGAAAGACACTCTTGTTCGTCATGGAGCAAAAGTTATTCATTATCAAATGATGGATGTTCATGCTGGAGGTCATGCCAAGCAAGAAGACTTAAAATTAATGATGCGTCTTATAAAACCGGAATATTTTATTCCAATTCATGGAAACAGATATCTTCTTGAAATGCATGGAAATTTGGCAGAGAAAACCGGCATACCGAGAGAAAAAATATTTATCGCTTCAAATGGTCAGGTTATAACCTTTGATAAACGTGGCGGACGACTGACGCAGGAAAAAGTTCCGAATGATTATGTAATGATTGATGGGCTCGGTTATGCCGATTCAAATGAAGTGGTGCTTCGCGACAGAAGACAGCTGGCAGAAGATGGAATGTTCGTTGTTATTGTTACGATAGACACAAAAACTAGCGAACTTATCGGCAATCCTGACATTATTTCGCGTGGGTTTGTTTATTTAAAAGAACATAAGCCACTAATTGAACAAGCCAGAACAAAAGTTAAGCTTTTATTAAAAGATACCGACCCTGCTTCGCCGGCATTTGAGGATTATCTAAAGAATAAAATAAGGAATGAAATTGGACAATTTTTATGGAAAAGAACAAAAAAACGTCCAATGGTTTTGCCGGTGTTAATAGAGGTTTAA
- the trpS gene encoding tryptophan--tRNA ligase, producing MTVKKQSQQIIYSGIQPTGLLHIGNYFGALKNFVVLQSQYKCYFTIVDLHSLATNFDPKEKPKQILSLAMDYLALGLDPKKCTIFVQSHVPEVTELAWIFNCITPVKELERMTQFKDKAVHQKKNVNMGLFDYPVLQAADILLFKSGLVPVGEDQAQHIELTRDIAKWFNARFGETFPLPEALLTESPRVMSLSDPFKKMSKSMGEKSYIALTDDSKIIKDKISKAVTEPSGIIDEKKIKDNPGMMGAYNLLEMLRLLGNKKQYDRFKKIKKISYKDLKEAVAHELANHFELFRKHRAVLQKNEGKVQKILEAGAKKARIEALKTIEDVRKRVGIR from the coding sequence ATGACGGTAAAAAAACAATCTCAGCAAATCATCTATTCCGGGATTCAGCCGACCGGCCTGCTTCATATTGGCAATTATTTTGGCGCGCTGAAAAATTTTGTCGTATTACAAAGTCAATATAAATGTTATTTTACTATCGTTGATTTGCATTCTCTTGCTACAAACTTTGATCCGAAAGAGAAACCTAAACAAATTTTATCTTTAGCGATGGATTATTTGGCGCTTGGGCTTGATCCGAAAAAATGTACAATTTTTGTTCAGTCGCATGTGCCGGAGGTAACAGAGCTTGCTTGGATTTTTAATTGTATTACACCGGTAAAAGAGTTGGAACGTATGACGCAGTTTAAAGACAAAGCGGTTCATCAAAAAAAGAATGTGAATATGGGACTTTTTGATTATCCGGTTTTACAAGCCGCGGATATTTTACTTTTTAAATCAGGGTTAGTGCCAGTTGGCGAAGATCAAGCTCAGCATATTGAACTTACTCGCGATATTGCCAAATGGTTTAACGCTCGTTTTGGCGAAACATTTCCTTTGCCCGAAGCGCTCCTTACGGAGTCGCCAAGAGTTATGAGCCTGTCAGATCCTTTTAAAAAAATGAGTAAAAGCATGGGGGAAAAATCTTATATTGCGCTTACAGATGATAGCAAAATCATAAAAGACAAGATTTCTAAGGCCGTGACAGAACCGTCTGGTATAATTGATGAGAAAAAAATAAAAGATAATCCTGGGATGATGGGAGCGTATAATCTTTTAGAGATGTTGCGTCTTTTAGGAAATAAAAAACAATACGACAGATTTAAAAAAATAAAAAAAATAAGTTATAAAGATTTGAAAGAAGCCGTAGCTCACGAACTTGCCAATCATTTTGAGCTTTTTAGAAAACACAGGGCAGTTCTCCAAAAAAACGAAGGAAAAGTTCAAAAGATTTTGGAAGCCGGCGCTAAGAAAGCGAGAATAGAAGCATTGAAAACAATAGAGGATGTTAGAAAGAGAGTAGGGATTAGATAG